The Paraburkholderia caffeinilytica genome segment TCGTGCTCGACGATGCGTCGGACACCACGCAGGCCGTTCAGGACACCAAGAAACTGATCGCCGAGAATCACGTCGACGTGATCATCGGCTCGTCGATCACGCCAAATTCGCTCGCCATGATCGACGTGGTTGCCGATGGCGAAACACCCATGATCTCGCTGGCCTCGTCGGCGAAAATCATCGAACCCGTGGATGCGAAACGTCATTGGGTATTCAAAACCCCGCAGACCGACGCGATGATGGCCTCGGCGATCGCCGGACACGCCAGCACGCGCGGCGTCAAAACGATCGCGTTCATCGGCCAGGCCGACGCGCTCGGCGAAACCTTCTACGCCGAAGTCGCGAAGTTCGCGCAACTGCATCACATCGACGTAGTGGCGAGCGAGCGCTTCAATCGCACCGATCCGAGCGTGACCGGCCAGGTCCTGAAAATTCTCGCGACCCATCCGGATGCGGTGGTGGTCGGCGCAGCCGGCACGCCCGCCGCGCTGCCGCCGAAGACGCTCAGGGAACGCGGCTACCAAGGGCTGATCTATCACAATCATGGCGTCGGCAACAACGACTTCCTGCGGGTGTGCGGCGCCGACTGCAACGGCACGTTCCTGCCCGCGAGCCCGGTGCTGGTCGCCGCGCAACTGCCGGCGGATCATCCGGCCAAACGCCTCGCGCTCGACTACATCGCGCGCTTCGAGGCCTTGCGCGGACCGGGCAGCGTGTCGGCGTTCGGCTCGTACACGTGGGACGCCGGCATGCTGCTCAGCAGCGCGGTACCGATCGCGCTTAAAGCGGCCGCGCCCGGCACGCCGGAATTTCGCCGTGCGTTGCGCGATGCGCTGGAAGCAACGCGCGGTCTCGCGGACACGAACGGCGTCGTCAACATGAGCGCCACGGATCACCTCGGACTCGATCAACGGGCGCGTGTGATGGTCGAAATCAAGAATGTGAAGTGGGTTTATCAGCCGCATTGAAATTGCGCTGGTTTTGCGCCGATATAGCGCGGAAGGCACCGGATGTGCCCTTAGGTTAGGGCGTCGGTTTCAAAGACGTACCCATGGACGGATTGCTCATCATGTCTCAGGCACCACACAGTAACGACGCGTTTTATGCGCACTACCACTCGCTGCAATTGCATCGCCATCCGCATGGCGTGCTCGAAGTCGTGATGAGCGGCGAGGGCGTGAATAAAAGCGGACTTGCCACCGCCAATGCACGGATGCACTTCGAACTCGCCGAGATCTGGCGCGACATCGATCG includes the following:
- a CDS encoding ABC transporter substrate-binding protein; this translates as MPRFESFERGTRRTRTASVRATPSRRGLARLAAALCAALPAIALAQVKIGLVLSLTGPAASLGIPARDTATLLPKQIGGQSVEYIVLDDASDTTQAVQDTKKLIAENHVDVIIGSSITPNSLAMIDVVADGETPMISLASSAKIIEPVDAKRHWVFKTPQTDAMMASAIAGHASTRGVKTIAFIGQADALGETFYAEVAKFAQLHHIDVVASERFNRTDPSVTGQVLKILATHPDAVVVGAAGTPAALPPKTLRERGYQGLIYHNHGVGNNDFLRVCGADCNGTFLPASPVLVAAQLPADHPAKRLALDYIARFEALRGPGSVSAFGSYTWDAGMLLSSAVPIALKAAAPGTPEFRRALRDALEATRGLADTNGVVNMSATDHLGLDQRARVMVEIKNVKWVYQPH